From Streptomyces sp. NBC_00683, one genomic window encodes:
- a CDS encoding TylF/MycF/NovP-related O-methyltransferase yields MSRKTRVLSGGMAWRNAVNGVLQQLTGYQLRRAAVPAPRSAPAPTTGTADRQPVATAPAEQSAAKRPAAAKKPAAKAAPRFPADYDDEAKDIIRAVKPYTMTSPERLNAFVLATRHIVKHGIPGDIVECGVWRGGSMQACAKTLLSLGETGRDLYLFDTYEGMTPPTAEDLRRDGRPAQELLDAQGRDRPIWAVASLEDVQAGFENVPYPKDRIHYVQGKVEDTVPEQAPGQISILRLDTDWYASTKHELEHLYSRLVSGGVLLIDDYGYWQGSRQAVDEFLEETGAQLLLLRMDEGRIAVKP; encoded by the coding sequence ATGAGCCGCAAAACGCGCGTACTCTCCGGCGGCATGGCTTGGCGCAACGCCGTCAACGGCGTCCTTCAGCAACTCACCGGGTACCAGCTCAGGCGCGCGGCCGTGCCCGCTCCCCGCTCCGCCCCGGCACCGACGACGGGCACGGCGGACCGGCAGCCGGTGGCGACGGCCCCGGCGGAGCAGTCTGCGGCGAAGCGGCCCGCGGCGGCGAAGAAGCCGGCAGCCAAGGCCGCGCCCCGGTTCCCGGCGGACTACGACGACGAGGCGAAGGACATCATCCGTGCGGTCAAGCCGTACACGATGACCTCGCCGGAGCGGCTCAACGCCTTCGTCCTCGCGACCCGGCACATCGTCAAGCACGGCATCCCCGGCGACATCGTCGAGTGCGGTGTCTGGCGCGGCGGTTCCATGCAGGCCTGCGCCAAGACGCTGCTGTCGCTCGGCGAGACCGGCCGCGACCTGTACCTCTTCGACACGTACGAGGGCATGACCCCGCCCACCGCGGAGGACCTGCGGCGCGACGGCCGGCCGGCCCAGGAACTCCTGGACGCCCAGGGCAGGGACCGGCCGATCTGGGCGGTGGCCTCGCTGGAGGACGTCCAGGCAGGGTTCGAGAACGTGCCGTATCCGAAGGACCGGATCCACTACGTGCAGGGCAAGGTCGAGGACACCGTTCCGGAGCAGGCACCCGGGCAGATCTCGATCCTCCGGCTGGACACCGACTGGTACGCCTCGACCAAGCACGAGCTGGAGCACCTCTACTCGCGTCTGGTGAGCGGCGGGGTGCTTCTGATCGACGACTACGGGTACTGGCAGGGATCGCGCCAGGCCGTCGACGAGTTCCTGGAGGAGACCGGCGCGCAGCTGCTGCTGCTGCGCATGGACGAGGGTCGGATCGCCGTCAAGCCGTGA
- a CDS encoding CDP-glycerol:glycerophosphate glycerophosphotransferase encodes MNAPDFSCVVTAAADSTDAAALRASVESVLDQSLRAVEALVVLPADGDDAVRAAAESLAGLSPDRVRLLVAEPPARSTAALRNTGLDAARGTYVLVLGGGERLQRHACRNLWEAGTRTRADLVAGCWSRLTGDGTKEQEPAWQNTLFGRSRTLARFTDAPELSVHDALVTGFCLRRDALERHGLRYDEDLTHSETMFGPLAAAVVGRIALVRRRIVSGQVVPDRGPGLAGLVEAHRRVCHVLVAQGLTDLCEQRERAFLTDHLVPLVRSFPELPAAERDRIARRAVRVLPECVPEPALLTLAPVERVGVRMLERGDTDGVLAAAYALRRRGTVAAPLTIGEGGRVYWQGEEQDPALDVTELGHQHRTFGELKLMNRLTRYETGGGRVLLEGRLVLPAHTGPGDSPSARLEFRVRDGSRTFVLPVDELRRDASGISWRTRADLTRVLRPLGARDTVWDARMVLEDGPVRSVSDLFAAHDLVGPADRSPALPRLGRAAGDTWQPYVTLRDHLALRLEARRRPARTVRRLVHYATHFRPARRARLLMRALGRRRDRLHARGLKVSVYHSWLLRLPVRKGSVVFESHMGTCYGDSPRAIHEEVRGRGLPLRCVWSYESSPDGFPDGARLVRRWSWRYLWELARAEYWVDNQGFPQSLSKPSRTTYLQTWHGSAYKRMGFDETRVRLQNAPQRERLQEAVHRFDHFLVRSEHDVRTLARAYRLPEKALLRTGYPRNDVLVAARARDETEGRLPRPALAGELGLPDHRKVVLYAPTFRGGPGKRKRRRLLLDAARFAERFGDEYTLLVRAHYLEAASLPVCPPGTVVDVSGHHDVSELLALADVLVTDYSSIMFDYALLDRPVVLFAPDLDAYAAERGSYFDLRAKAPGPVVATEDELFRVLARLKAADTGFETERRAFAEEFGCYDRGDAARAVVDTVFARHVSDARTGKAGR; translated from the coding sequence GTGAACGCCCCTGACTTCAGCTGTGTGGTCACCGCTGCCGCGGACTCCACGGACGCCGCGGCCCTGCGTGCGTCCGTGGAGTCCGTGCTCGACCAGAGCCTGCGCGCCGTCGAGGCCCTCGTCGTCCTGCCCGCGGACGGCGACGACGCCGTCCGCGCGGCGGCCGAATCCCTCGCCGGGCTCTCCCCCGACCGGGTCCGACTCCTCGTCGCCGAGCCGCCGGCCCGCTCCACCGCCGCTCTGCGCAACACCGGCCTGGACGCGGCCCGGGGCACGTACGTCCTCGTGCTCGGCGGCGGCGAACGCCTTCAGCGGCACGCCTGCCGCAACCTCTGGGAGGCCGGCACCCGCACCCGCGCCGACCTGGTCGCCGGGTGCTGGAGCCGGCTCACCGGGGACGGGACGAAGGAACAGGAACCGGCCTGGCAGAACACGCTGTTCGGCCGCTCGCGGACCCTCGCCCGTTTCACCGACGCCCCCGAACTCTCCGTGCACGACGCCCTCGTGACGGGCTTCTGCCTGCGGCGCGATGCCCTGGAGCGGCACGGACTGCGCTACGACGAGGACCTCACCCACAGCGAGACCATGTTCGGCCCCCTGGCGGCGGCGGTGGTCGGCAGGATCGCGCTGGTACGCCGCCGGATCGTCTCCGGGCAGGTCGTACCCGACCGCGGCCCGGGCCTCGCAGGGCTCGTCGAGGCCCACCGGCGGGTGTGCCACGTCCTGGTGGCCCAGGGGCTCACCGACCTGTGCGAGCAGCGCGAGCGGGCCTTCCTGACCGACCATCTCGTGCCGCTGGTGCGCTCGTTTCCGGAGCTGCCCGCCGCCGAGCGCGACCGGATCGCCCGGCGGGCCGTCCGGGTGCTGCCGGAGTGCGTCCCCGAACCCGCGCTGCTCACCCTGGCCCCCGTCGAACGCGTGGGCGTCCGGATGCTGGAGCGCGGTGACACGGACGGGGTGCTCGCGGCGGCGTACGCGCTGCGCAGGCGGGGCACGGTGGCCGCACCGCTCACCATCGGGGAAGGGGGGCGGGTGTACTGGCAGGGCGAGGAGCAGGATCCCGCACTCGACGTCACCGAACTCGGCCACCAGCACCGTACGTTCGGTGAGCTGAAACTGATGAACAGGCTCACCCGGTACGAGACCGGGGGCGGCCGGGTCCTGCTCGAGGGCCGCCTCGTCCTGCCCGCGCACACGGGCCCGGGGGACTCCCCGAGCGCCCGGCTCGAGTTCCGGGTACGGGACGGCTCCCGCACCTTCGTCCTGCCGGTCGACGAACTCCGGCGCGACGCCTCCGGAATCAGCTGGCGGACCCGCGCCGACCTCACCCGGGTCCTGCGTCCCCTCGGCGCCCGCGACACCGTGTGGGACGCCCGGATGGTGCTGGAGGACGGCCCGGTGCGCTCGGTCAGCGACCTCTTCGCCGCCCACGACCTGGTGGGTCCGGCGGACCGCTCTCCCGCCCTGCCCCGCCTCGGCCGGGCCGCCGGGGACACCTGGCAGCCCTACGTCACGCTCAGGGACCATCTGGCGCTCCGGCTCGAAGCCCGCCGCCGCCCCGCCCGCACGGTCCGGCGACTGGTCCACTACGCGACCCACTTCCGCCCCGCACGCAGGGCGAGGCTGCTGATGCGGGCCCTGGGCAGGCGCCGCGACCGGCTGCACGCCCGGGGGCTGAAGGTCTCCGTCTACCACTCCTGGTTGCTCCGGCTGCCCGTACGCAAGGGGTCCGTGGTCTTCGAGAGCCACATGGGCACGTGTTACGGGGACAGCCCCCGGGCCATCCACGAGGAGGTCCGCGGCAGAGGGCTTCCGCTGCGCTGCGTCTGGTCGTACGAGAGCTCCCCGGACGGCTTCCCGGACGGCGCACGGCTCGTGCGCCGCTGGTCGTGGCGCTATCTGTGGGAGCTCGCCCGGGCTGAGTACTGGGTCGACAACCAGGGCTTCCCGCAGTCCCTGAGCAAGCCCTCCCGCACCACCTACCTGCAGACCTGGCACGGATCGGCGTACAAGCGCATGGGCTTCGACGAGACCCGGGTGCGCCTGCAGAACGCCCCGCAGCGTGAGCGGCTCCAGGAGGCGGTGCACCGCTTCGACCACTTCCTCGTCCGCTCCGAGCACGATGTGCGCACCCTCGCCCGCGCGTACCGGCTTCCGGAGAAGGCGCTGCTGCGCACCGGCTATCCGCGCAACGACGTCCTGGTGGCCGCACGTGCCAGGGACGAGACGGAGGGGCGGCTGCCGCGTCCGGCGCTCGCCGGGGAACTCGGCCTGCCCGACCACCGGAAGGTGGTCCTGTACGCGCCGACGTTCCGGGGCGGGCCGGGGAAGCGCAAACGCCGACGGCTGCTGCTGGATGCCGCACGCTTCGCGGAACGCTTCGGGGACGAGTACACGCTGCTGGTCCGTGCGCACTACCTGGAGGCGGCGAGTCTGCCCGTGTGCCCGCCGGGGACGGTCGTGGACGTCTCGGGCCACCACGACGTCAGCGAACTGCTGGCGCTCGCCGACGTGCTGGTCACCGACTACTCGTCGATCATGTTCGACTACGCGCTCCTGGACCGGCCGGTCGTTCTCTTCGCGCCGGATCTCGACGCGTACGCCGCCGAGCGGGGCAGCTACTTCGACCTGCGGGCCAAGGCGCCGGGGCCGGTGGTGGCGACCGAGGACGAACTGTTCCGCGTGCTGGCCCGCCTGAAGGCCGCGGACACCGGCTTCGAGACGGAACGCAGGG
- a CDS encoding bifunctional glycosyltransferase/CDP-glycerol:glycerophosphate glycerophosphotransferase — protein MAPRLTVVVPLYNVEEYLGACLDSLAEQTMTDLEVVMVDDGSTDNSADVALEFARRDSRFRLIRQENAGLGAARNAGAGQAHPDGEFLAFVDSDDIVPPGAYARMLGELDGSGSDFVTGNVLRLRANGALEQSPMFRRPMERPRRATHVTRDWILLGDRIACNKVFRRSFWDLHSFAFPAGVLYEDIAVVLPAYFLARSVDVVEEPVYHWRDRDGSITTRRAVAKGIRDRVTAVSTVSRFLADRGMAEARRRYHEHVLSGDLWLFIEALPDGDAAFREAFLTHANAFADTVEQAVLDALPLHLRVKWQLIRERRMTELLALLTHESRDRDTFHVRGLLRPRAQYPGVGGSLPRRVTALAGADLPVHAHLTEAVWRDGMLHLKGYAYVRNAPGKSAGAGWLRSGRRLVPLRMRTTVTDEAAAGSGRSLHHYERSGFETVVDPRRLAARGTGRGTRTVWKLESVVVGGGRPRRGPMRLLGNPAAPAVRYVDERTRIVPVLSGNKLELRAERIGAVLAGHRATAAGDGVRIAVRLLGGGAPTALRIQEWRTKETREFPLVLSEEGAGPDTVFAEVPLDAFRGSDGDWGVQLVGGGGRLTVAARPETEAGRYPLAGGRELYAAANPSGDLVLTDRTVQAVAVRLSWPDGGGLVIEGNLPEAVGRGAELCLRHSGHQEEAAFAVEHVEHVDEGFRAVLSPEAVEGIGGTLPLAEGRWYPFLRERGERDPENYLPLRVAPQLHAGLPLHRESGGRGFTLERLSHDRLALRSGSALEVRDRGAYGQRLLRERYAAVRGGDLRPAVLYSSFDGRQYSDSPRAVHEELVRRDTGAEHLWVVRDQQAAVPAGVRAVALHSAEWHEALARSRWIVTNTQLPEWFERAEGQFVVQTWHGTPLKRIGRDLAGTSCADTAYMESLPRRAAQWSVLVSPNSFSTPVLRRAFGHTGEVLECGYPRNDLLYAPDRSKVAAAVRESLGVPEGRRVVLYAPTWREDGPRRSGRYGLDLQLDLEQAQKALGDDHVLLVRRHYLVGGSVPESDFVRDVSRYPDVAELMLISDVLVTDYSSLMFDFAQTGRPVLFHTYDLEHYRDTLRGFCFDFEGRAPGPLIPTSAGVVDALRDPEYASAGHRDAYARFRESFCDLDDGTAAAQVVDLMLKGAQA, from the coding sequence ATGGCACCCCGTCTCACCGTCGTCGTCCCGCTCTACAACGTCGAGGAGTACCTCGGAGCCTGCCTGGACTCACTGGCCGAACAGACCATGACCGATCTCGAAGTGGTCATGGTCGACGACGGTTCGACCGACAACAGTGCTGATGTGGCACTGGAGTTCGCCAGGAGGGACTCGCGTTTCCGGCTGATCCGGCAGGAGAACGCCGGGCTCGGTGCCGCGCGCAACGCGGGGGCCGGACAGGCCCATCCGGACGGGGAGTTCCTGGCGTTCGTCGACAGCGACGACATCGTCCCGCCCGGCGCCTATGCGCGGATGCTCGGTGAACTCGACGGTTCGGGATCGGACTTCGTCACCGGGAACGTGCTCAGGCTGCGTGCGAACGGCGCGCTCGAACAGTCCCCGATGTTCCGCAGGCCGATGGAGAGGCCCCGCAGGGCCACCCACGTCACCCGGGACTGGATCCTGCTCGGTGACCGCATCGCCTGCAACAAGGTGTTCCGCAGGTCGTTCTGGGACCTGCACTCCTTCGCCTTCCCGGCCGGGGTCCTGTACGAGGACATCGCCGTGGTCCTCCCCGCGTACTTCCTGGCCCGCTCCGTGGATGTCGTCGAGGAGCCCGTCTACCACTGGCGGGACCGCGACGGTTCGATCACCACCCGGCGGGCGGTGGCCAAGGGCATCCGCGACCGGGTCACGGCGGTCTCCACCGTGAGCCGGTTCCTCGCCGACCGCGGCATGGCGGAAGCCCGGCGCCGCTACCACGAGCACGTGCTCTCCGGCGATCTGTGGCTGTTCATCGAGGCGCTCCCGGACGGCGACGCCGCGTTCCGGGAGGCCTTCCTCACGCATGCGAACGCCTTCGCCGACACCGTCGAACAGGCCGTCCTCGACGCGCTGCCCCTGCACCTGCGGGTCAAGTGGCAGCTGATCCGGGAACGCAGGATGACGGAGCTGCTCGCGCTCCTCACCCATGAGTCACGGGACCGGGACACCTTCCACGTCCGTGGTCTGCTGCGCCCGAGGGCCCAGTACCCGGGCGTCGGCGGCTCCCTCCCGCGCCGCGTCACCGCGCTCGCCGGCGCGGACCTCCCCGTGCACGCGCATCTCACCGAGGCCGTCTGGCGGGACGGGATGCTGCACCTCAAGGGGTACGCGTACGTCCGCAACGCGCCGGGGAAGTCGGCCGGGGCCGGCTGGCTCAGGTCGGGACGGCGGCTGGTCCCGCTCCGGATGCGTACGACGGTGACGGACGAGGCGGCGGCGGGGTCGGGGCGGTCGCTGCACCACTACGAACGGTCCGGCTTCGAGACCGTCGTCGACCCGCGCCGGCTCGCCGCCAGAGGGACGGGCAGGGGTACCCGGACGGTCTGGAAGCTGGAGTCCGTCGTCGTCGGCGGGGGACGGCCGCGCCGGGGGCCGATGCGGCTGCTCGGCAATCCGGCGGCACCGGCCGTGCGGTACGTCGACGAGCGCACCCGTATCGTCCCCGTGCTCTCCGGGAACAAGCTGGAGCTGCGGGCCGAGCGGATCGGCGCCGTCCTCGCCGGCCACCGGGCGACGGCTGCCGGGGACGGCGTCCGGATCGCGGTACGGCTCCTCGGAGGCGGGGCGCCGACCGCCCTGCGGATCCAGGAGTGGCGTACGAAGGAGACCCGGGAGTTCCCCCTGGTGCTCAGCGAGGAGGGTGCGGGGCCGGACACCGTCTTCGCCGAGGTGCCGCTCGACGCCTTCAGGGGCTCCGACGGCGACTGGGGTGTCCAACTGGTCGGAGGGGGAGGCCGGCTGACGGTGGCCGCCCGCCCGGAGACCGAAGCCGGGCGGTATCCGCTGGCCGGGGGCCGCGAGCTGTACGCGGCGGCCAACCCCTCCGGCGACCTGGTCCTCACCGACCGGACCGTGCAGGCCGTCGCCGTACGCCTGTCGTGGCCGGACGGCGGCGGACTCGTCATCGAGGGGAACCTCCCGGAGGCCGTGGGCCGCGGGGCCGAACTGTGCCTGCGCCACAGCGGTCACCAGGAGGAGGCAGCCTTCGCCGTGGAGCACGTGGAGCACGTGGACGAAGGATTCCGCGCGGTGCTCTCTCCAGAGGCCGTCGAGGGGATCGGGGGCACCCTCCCGCTCGCCGAGGGCCGTTGGTACCCCTTCCTCCGCGAGCGGGGCGAGAGGGATCCTGAGAACTACCTGCCGCTGCGTGTGGCGCCCCAGCTCCACGCCGGTCTGCCGCTGCACCGGGAGTCCGGGGGGCGCGGGTTCACCCTGGAGCGCCTCTCCCACGACCGGCTCGCCCTGCGGTCCGGGAGCGCCCTGGAGGTGCGGGACCGGGGCGCCTACGGGCAGCGCCTGCTGCGCGAGCGCTACGCCGCCGTGCGCGGCGGGGATTTGCGTCCGGCCGTGCTGTACTCCAGCTTCGACGGGCGCCAGTACTCGGACTCACCCCGTGCCGTGCACGAGGAACTCGTGCGACGCGACACCGGTGCCGAGCACCTCTGGGTGGTGCGCGACCAGCAGGCCGCCGTTCCCGCCGGGGTCCGCGCGGTGGCCCTGCACAGCGCCGAGTGGCACGAGGCGCTGGCCCGCAGCCGCTGGATCGTCACCAACACACAGCTGCCCGAGTGGTTCGAACGGGCCGAGGGGCAGTTCGTCGTGCAGACCTGGCACGGCACCCCCCTCAAGCGCATCGGCCGGGACCTGGCAGGCACCTCCTGCGCGGACACCGCGTACATGGAGTCCCTGCCGCGGCGCGCCGCCCAGTGGAGCGTGCTCGTGTCGCCGAACAGCTTCTCCACCCCGGTCCTGCGCCGCGCCTTCGGCCACACCGGGGAGGTCCTGGAGTGCGGCTACCCGCGCAACGACCTGCTGTACGCCCCCGACCGGTCGAAGGTCGCCGCCGCCGTACGGGAGTCGCTCGGGGTCCCCGAAGGCCGCCGCGTCGTGCTGTACGCCCCCACCTGGCGCGAGGACGGGCCCAGGCGGAGCGGCCGGTACGGCCTCGATCTCCAACTGGACCTGGAACAGGCGCAGAAGGCGCTCGGTGACGACCACGTCCTGCTGGTGCGCCGCCACTACCTGGTCGGCGGGAGCGTCCCGGAGAGCGACTTCGTCCGCGACGTGTCGCGCTACCCGGACGTCGCCGAGCTGATGCTGATCAGCGATGTGCTGGTCACGGACTACTCGTCCCTGATGTTCGACTTCGCGCAGACCGGCCGGCCGGTGCTCTTCCACACCTACGACCTGGAGCACTACCGCGACACCCTGCGCGGTTTCTGCTTCGACTTCGAGGGCCGGGCGCCCGGCCCGCTGATCCCCACCTCGGCCGGTGTCGTCGATGCCCTGCGCGACCCGGAGTACGCGAGCGCCGGCCACCGCGACGCGTACGCCCGCTTCCGTGAGTCGTTCTGCGATCTGGACGACGGTACGGCGGCGGCGCAGGTCGTGGACCTGATGCTGAAGGGGGCGCAGGCGTGA